One Glycine max cultivar Williams 82 chromosome 6, Glycine_max_v4.0, whole genome shotgun sequence DNA segment encodes these proteins:
- the LOC100788501 gene encoding polynucleotide 3'-phosphatase ZDP isoform X1 translates to MEAFHAPNDKSEEKVLNAIEDVQNEPQETEEHDSKRFKLCTPDIKAVVNIKFSVSDVKSNYRDATLLPKWKAFQTVIFLERDDGLYDSSKIAAFDFDGCLANTDVKRVGENAWSLMHSSIPDKLQSLYNDGYKLVRPLFWGKILDIYYKNLADFRTLVIFTNESNIERWKNKRQVAVDSKIGRLNNFIEKVKVPVQVYIACGVGSKSGKADKKEDDPFRKPKPGMWHLMEQHFNSGIAIDMDQSFYVGDAAGRESDHSDADIKFAEAIGLKFYVPEEYFA, encoded by the exons ATGGAAGCATTCCATGCTCCGAATGACAAGTCTGAAGAGAAG GTTCTTAATGCAATAGAAGATGTACAAAATGAACCGCAAGAGACTGAAGAACATGATTCAAAGAGATTTAAG TTGTGCACACCTGATATTAAAGCTGTGGTGAACATTAAATTTTCTGTTTCTGATGTCAAGAGCAATTACAGG GATGCTACCCTTTTACCAAAATGGAAGGCATTCCAAACAGTCATATTTCTTGAACGG GATGATGGTCTGTATGATTCAAGTAAAATTGCTGCATTTGATTTTGATGGATGCCTTGCAAACACAGATGTGAAAAG AGTGGGTGAAAATGCTTGGTCCCTCATGCATTCGTCAATTCCTGATAAACTACAAAGCCTATACAATGATGGCTACAAGTTGGTGCGTCCCCTATTTTGGGGAAAGATACTTGATATCTACTATAAAAATTTGGCTGACTTTAGAACTTTA GTAATTTTCACCAATGAATCCAATATTGAACGTTGGAAGAATAAGAGGCAAGTAGCTGTGGACTCAAAAATTGGACgtctaaataattttattgagaaAGTGAAGGTTCCAGTTCAG GTTTATATAGCTTGTGGTGTAGGCAGTAAATCAGGTAAAGCAGACAAAAAGGAAGATGATCCTTTTCGCAAACCCAAGCCAGGGATGTGGCATCTTATGGAGCAACACTTCAACTCTGGCATCGCCATTGATATGGATCA ATCCTTTTATGTTGGTGATGCAGCCGGGAGAGAATCAGATCACAGTGATGCTGATATTAAATTTGCAGAG GCCATTGGCTTAAAATTTTATGTCCCTGAAGAGTACTTCGCCTGA
- the LOC100788501 gene encoding polynucleotide 3'-phosphatase ZDP isoform X2, whose amino-acid sequence MEAFHAPNDKSEEKVLNAIEDVQNEPQETEEHDSKRFKLCTPDIKAVVNIKFSVSDVKSNYRDATLLPKWKAFQTVIFLERDDGLYDSSKIAAFDFDGCLANTDVKRVGENAWSLMHSSIPDKLQSLYNDGYKLVIFTNESNIERWKNKRQVAVDSKIGRLNNFIEKVKVPVQVYIACGVGSKSGKADKKEDDPFRKPKPGMWHLMEQHFNSGIAIDMDQSFYVGDAAGRESDHSDADIKFAEAIGLKFYVPEEYFA is encoded by the exons ATGGAAGCATTCCATGCTCCGAATGACAAGTCTGAAGAGAAG GTTCTTAATGCAATAGAAGATGTACAAAATGAACCGCAAGAGACTGAAGAACATGATTCAAAGAGATTTAAG TTGTGCACACCTGATATTAAAGCTGTGGTGAACATTAAATTTTCTGTTTCTGATGTCAAGAGCAATTACAGG GATGCTACCCTTTTACCAAAATGGAAGGCATTCCAAACAGTCATATTTCTTGAACGG GATGATGGTCTGTATGATTCAAGTAAAATTGCTGCATTTGATTTTGATGGATGCCTTGCAAACACAGATGTGAAAAG AGTGGGTGAAAATGCTTGGTCCCTCATGCATTCGTCAATTCCTGATAAACTACAAAGCCTATACAATGATGGCTACAAGTTG GTAATTTTCACCAATGAATCCAATATTGAACGTTGGAAGAATAAGAGGCAAGTAGCTGTGGACTCAAAAATTGGACgtctaaataattttattgagaaAGTGAAGGTTCCAGTTCAG GTTTATATAGCTTGTGGTGTAGGCAGTAAATCAGGTAAAGCAGACAAAAAGGAAGATGATCCTTTTCGCAAACCCAAGCCAGGGATGTGGCATCTTATGGAGCAACACTTCAACTCTGGCATCGCCATTGATATGGATCA ATCCTTTTATGTTGGTGATGCAGCCGGGAGAGAATCAGATCACAGTGATGCTGATATTAAATTTGCAGAG GCCATTGGCTTAAAATTTTATGTCCCTGAAGAGTACTTCGCCTGA